Genomic segment of Oceanimonas sp. GK1:
ACCGGCCACCACCGCCCGTAGCGGTATGGTGACCGGACCGGGCGGCCCCTGCTTCACCGCGTTAGGCATGATTTCTACCGACATGCCCGGCAACAGGGTAAAGCCGGGCTCGGCATCCAGCGCCAGCACGGCTTCATAGCTCTGGGTTTGGGGATCCGCCTCGGCAGAAAATGACTTCAGCCGCACCGGCAGCGGTTGCTCGGGCCTGTCGGCAAACACCGCCTGACCTTCCACCTGTCTGGGGGCGGTGCGCACCACCCGCTCGGGCACGCTGATCACAATTTCCAGATTCTGGGTGTCCTGCAGGCTGACCACCGGCTGCTTGGCCTGAATATTGCTGAAATTTTCCACCTGACGGCGGGTGATGACGCCACTGAACGGGGCCAGCAAGCGGGTGTCGTCCATGTCCTTTTTGGCGGCCAGGTAACCGGCCCTGGCCACTTCCATGGCGGTACGCTTCTGATCCACTTCGGCCCGGGCCACCGCCTGACTTTGCTGCCAGATGCGGTTAACCCGGTTGTAATCGGTGCGGGCCTTGTTGTATTCGGCTTCGGTGGAATTCAGCCGGATTTGATAGTTTTCGCCATCGAGCCGGGCCACCAGAGTGCCCTGCTCCACCCGCTGGCCTTCCTGCACCGGCAGCTCGACAATGCGACCGGGCACGTTAAAGGCCAGCTCCGCCCGCTGCACCGCCCGTACCCGGCCGGGAAAACGCAGGCTGCTGTCGCCGCTGCCGGCACCGACCTGCATGATTTGCGCCGGGCGCACGGTTTCTTCATCAGTGGCCGGCGGCGCTTTTTGTTCACAGCCGGCCAGCAGTGCCGCTGCTCCCAGCAGGACGACCAAGGCGTGTTTCATTCCCATGGCATGATCACTCTTGTGTTATTTGAGTCTGGTTTGGCATTAATCGGGGTCGAAAAGATTGAGCTGTCAGTTAGTGTCGGCCAAAGCCGGCTTGCCAACAAGGTTGCTGTCGCCCAGAATGGGTCATCGTTTTTTCTTTTTTTTCAGAAAGATATAAAAACCATGGCGATAGATGACGATCATCTGACCACCCATTTCGGACGCATCTGGCCGGCCCATGTGGAGGCATTGACCGGCCTGCTGATCCAGCTGCGGCAGCAGTTTGACGGCGATCTCGACTTAATGCTGATCCTGGGCATTATCGGCACCCGTGCTCAGCCCGCGCGTCAGGCCAGTGCCATGACCTATGCCCAGTTTATGGCCGGCGAACGGCCCACCCCGGCGGGACGGCCCATCAATATTCAGTCGGTGGCGGAGTGCAGCGGCATGGCCCGGGAGACGGTGCGCAGAAAGGTGAGCAAACTGGAACAAATGAGGCTGATCACTCGGGAAGCCAACGGCAATCTGCTGGTTACGCCAGAGGCCACCCGTGCACTGACGCCGGCGACCGAAGCCAGCCTGCGTTATATGGCGGAAATGCGACAGCATTTTGTGGCATGAGCAGAAAGCTCACCAGCGCGAAGCCGGTCGTGAGCACTGCCGCGGCCTCGTGGCCGAGCCCGGCGGCGACGCCGATGGTGGCGGTCAGCCAGATGCCCGCCGCCTGGCTTCGCGATGGAGTGTGTCTGATTTCGAGCCGTGACCGGCATGGCGGTTCACTGCGTGACGTCGAAGCGCAGCATGCCGATCATCTGCCCGGCCTCGGTCACGACCCGTACGCGCCAGCGGCCTTCGGGGTTGCCGGGGAAGTTGCGCTTGTGGGTCCAGGCGCGGTAGCCCGCTTCGCGCCCTCCGCTTATGTCCAGCGGAATGCGGTCGACGCGCCGGCCGTTGTGCTCCCAGACATGGTAGATGCGCTCCTTCAAACCGCGCGGTGCGTTAATCGCGGTAAAGGCATAAAGCCCGTTGTCGTGCAGTTCCCGGCTGGACAGCTGGCGCAGGCGGTTACCGGGTTTGCGCGAGGCATCGTCGATGCTCATGGTCACGGCGACATCGGTCAGCCACAACGTCGCCGGAGGAACCCAGATGCGACCTAGCCAGCCCACCAGCCCGACACTAAGCGCGAGCAACGGGATAGCGATCAGGCTTTTCCAGTTCCATTCGGGAAAGAAGCTGAGCAGGCTGGGCAAGGCCAGCAGCACGGCAATGATCAGCGAACAGAGGTAACTCTGCGGCGTGGACAGGTGAAAGATGATCGGCAGCGCCGTCAGCAGGACCGCGAACAGCGTCAGCGCATGGAAAGCCAGATAGATCCAGCGGCGCGGCGCCAGCCATTGGTAATACAGCGGATCGATCAGCGAGATCAGCGCGGCGATGCCCAGCAGCACCGTGAACGCCGACTGGCCGCTGTTCCAGGTGGTGGTGATGAAGAAGAACGGGATGATGAAGAACAGGCTTTCCTGATGCACCATTTGCGTGACGTAACGCAGTAGTGGAGGCGGGACCTTCCAGCCGAACCGGCGCTCCACGCCGCGGCGCAGGCTGTTTTCCAGCATCAGCCAGAGCCAGCTGGCCAGCATCACCGCCGCGATCACCTTCGCCAGCCCAGCATGGCGCTCCACCAGAACGAAGCTGGCAACGCCCGAGCAGAACCCGAACAGCGCGACGACGCCCGGATAGCGCAGGATCAGGCGCGAGGCCAGATTGAAAAGGCCGGCAAGGCGGGATTTCAGCAGCATCTCGGTTTCACGTTAAGCGGTGCCTTCTATGAGTATCGGTGCCGGCTGCGAGCGCGGGCTGGTCGCCTGACGATCGTGACTCATGCGGCCTGTGCAACAGGCCTATCAACCGGCTATTGGCCGTTATTTTTCAGCCCCAAACCGCGCCAACTGCATTTCCTTTAGCCGGCTCAGGGTACGGCGAAACGGAAACGCCAGGGCGCCGTCCTGATAGAGTTCCTCCATCGGCACCGCCGCCTCAAGGTACAGCGGTATACCTCTGTCATAGCATTCATCCACCAGGGCGATAAAGCGGCGCACGCCGTCGTCCTGGCGGGACAGCACCGGCAGCCTACGATCGCCGGCGGCCACCTGCACGGCGCCGTCTTCGGTGCCCCGGGCAATGCCAGCCTGCCGGCGGTCACAACTGAGCCGGGGCACCGCACCCAACAGCACCTGGTCAAACCGGTCACACAACGCGATAAAATCCTGGGCTGCCAATGGCTGCTCACACAGGTCCGCATAACGGCACCAGAGCACCCGCTTATGGCGCCCCAGCACGGGTATGGAGCGGTTGCCCAGAATAACAGGCTCGCAATTTTGCTCCGTGCCCGCCAGTTGCTCAAACACCCCAGCCAGCGCCTTCGCATCCTGCACCCAGTAACGCTGCTGCGGCCGGCCCGGATGCAGGCGGTGATCCTGCTCGCCATGTACCGCCACCACTTGCATATGCTCCGTCATGGCCGCCACCGCCGGCAAAAACTGCGCTCGGTTGAAGCCGTCCGCATACAGTCCCTCGGGCGGCTGGTTGGAGGTGGTCACCAGCACCAGCCCCTGCTCGAACAGGTGGCGCAGCAGCCGGCCGAGCAGCATGGCATCGCCAATGTCACTCACAAACAACTCGTCCAGACACAGCACCCGCACCTCGGCGCTCATTTCCCGGGCCAGTACCTTCAGTGGCTCTTCGGTGCCGGTGAGCTGAAACAGCCGTTTGTGCAGTTGCTGCATAAAATGATGAAAATGCAGCCGCCGGGCGGGCACACCGGCGCTGTGCAGGCTGGCAAAAAAGCGGTCCATCAGCCAGGTCTTGCCCCGCCCTACCGGTCCCCACAGATACACGCCGCCGGTCGCGGCCTCCCCCGCCAGCAGGCGGCGGTAACAGCCTTCCAGCCACTCGACGGCGTGGCGCTGGGCGGCATCGTCGGCAAACCCGGACTCCAGGGCGGCAAGCCAGGCGGCATGGGGGGATAACAGGGTCATGGCTCCTCTCTACAAAATGCAGCGTCTTCAACTCGAAGTCCGTCACTGTACTCGATTTGGTAACATGATACCTTCTGCCGTTCATCGTCCGAAGGCGGCCCCTCACGGGTACGGCCGTCTCTTTCCGGGTAAATCTTGCGATGCTCCGGTTACGACGGCCGCCTACCCACCACCCGAGGCCCAGATGATAGAGAACCGAATCAAGTTCCGTCACTTGCAATGCTTTATTGAAGTCGCCCGCCAGAACAGTGTGAGCCGGGCAGCGGATATTCTGTCGCTGACCCAGCCGGCGGTATCCAAGAAGCTGAAAGAGCTGGAAGACATGCTGAACGTGCAGTTGCTAAAGCGCAGCAAGAAAGGAGTTGAACTGACCCAGTTTGGCGAGCTGTTCCTCAGGTATGCGGGGGCCAGCATGACCGCCCTGCGTGAAGGCACCGAATCCATAGTACAGGCCCAGCAGCAGGGCAAAACGCGCCTCAGCGTGGGCGTGTTGCCCACCGTGGCCGCCAGCATGTTGCCAAAAGCCGTCATGCATTTCCGTAGCGCGGGCATGGAGGTGACCCTTAATCTGGTATCCGGCCCCAACACCCTGCTGCTGGGGCAGTTGCGGGTGGGCGAGCTGGATCTGGTGGTTGGCCGGCTGGCCGAGCCGGAGTTGATGACCGGGCTCTCGTTCCAGCACCTTTATTCGGAACGCATTACCTTTGTGGTCCGCCCCGGCCATCCCCTGCTGGACAGAGATCCCTTCAATATTCAGGCGCTGCGTGACTTCAACGTGCTCTTCCCCACCAGGGAGTCCATTATCGCCGCCTCGGCAGAGC
This window contains:
- a CDS encoding efflux RND transporter periplasmic adaptor subunit; protein product: MGMKHALVVLLGAAALLAGCEQKAPPATDEETVRPAQIMQVGAGSGDSSLRFPGRVRAVQRAELAFNVPGRIVELPVQEGQRVEQGTLVARLDGENYQIRLNSTEAEYNKARTDYNRVNRIWQQSQAVARAEVDQKRTAMEVARAGYLAAKKDMDDTRLLAPFSGVITRRQVENFSNIQAKQPVVSLQDTQNLEIVISVPERVVRTAPRQVEGQAVFADRPEQPLPVRLKSFSAEADPQTQSYEAVLALDAEPGFTLLPGMSVEIMPNAVKQGPPGPVTIPLRAVVAGPDGDTSVWKVNAESSRVERQPVILGPIQGDHVVVNQGLNTGERIVTAGVSQLREGMKVRPMLSTP
- a CDS encoding DUF5924 family protein; protein product: MLLKSRLAGLFNLASRLILRYPGVVALFGFCSGVASFVLVERHAGLAKVIAAVMLASWLWLMLENSLRRGVERRFGWKVPPPLLRYVTQMVHQESLFFIIPFFFITTTWNSGQSAFTVLLGIAALISLIDPLYYQWLAPRRWIYLAFHALTLFAVLLTALPIIFHLSTPQSYLCSLIIAVLLALPSLLSFFPEWNWKSLIAIPLLALSVGLVGWLGRIWVPPATLWLTDVAVTMSIDDASRKPGNRLRQLSSRELHDNGLYAFTAINAPRGLKERIYHVWEHNGRRVDRIPLDISGGREAGYRAWTHKRNFPGNPEGRWRVRVVTEAGQMIGMLRFDVTQ
- the zapE gene encoding cell division protein ZapE, coding for MTLLSPHAAWLAALESGFADDAAQRHAVEWLEGCYRRLLAGEAATGGVYLWGPVGRGKTWLMDRFFASLHSAGVPARRLHFHHFMQQLHKRLFQLTGTEEPLKVLAREMSAEVRVLCLDELFVSDIGDAMLLGRLLRHLFEQGLVLVTTSNQPPEGLYADGFNRAQFLPAVAAMTEHMQVVAVHGEQDHRLHPGRPQQRYWVQDAKALAGVFEQLAGTEQNCEPVILGNRSIPVLGRHKRVLWCRYADLCEQPLAAQDFIALCDRFDQVLLGAVPRLSCDRRQAGIARGTEDGAVQVAAGDRRLPVLSRQDDGVRRFIALVDECYDRGIPLYLEAAVPMEELYQDGALAFPFRRTLSRLKEMQLARFGAEK
- the pcaQ gene encoding pca operon transcription factor PcaQ; protein product: MIENRIKFRHLQCFIEVARQNSVSRAADILSLTQPAVSKKLKELEDMLNVQLLKRSKKGVELTQFGELFLRYAGASMTALREGTESIVQAQQQGKTRLSVGVLPTVAASMLPKAVMHFRSAGMEVTLNLVSGPNTLLLGQLRVGELDLVVGRLAEPELMTGLSFQHLYSERITFVVRPGHPLLDRDPFNIQALRDFNVLFPTRESIIAASAERFLISRGVGLPQDRIETISDSFSKEYIRQTDAIWIISRGVVAREIEEGELMELPLDTRDTLGPVGLTVRADSLPTPALQLFMNSVRHAAAAIGEKEP